In a genomic window of Sphingomonas koreensis:
- the galU gene encoding UTP--glucose-1-phosphate uridylyltransferase GalU, which produces MTIKPLRKAVFPVGGLGTRFLPATKALPKEMLPVVDRPLIQYAVDEALEAGIEQIIFVTGRGKSAIEDHFDISYELETTMAARGKPLDVLDGTRLKPGAIAYVRQQEPMGLGHAVWCARDIVGDEPFAVLLADDFMVSAQGQRGCLRQMVEAYNKVGGNLLCAQQVAEDQTDKYGVITPGTRDGTLTEVKGLVEKPKAGTAPSNLAVIGRYILQPEVMRVLEGQEKGAGGEIQLTDAMARMIGGQPFHGVTFQGVRYDCGDKAGYAQANLALALSREDIGPAVREFAKGLLG; this is translated from the coding sequence ATGACGATCAAACCGCTTCGCAAGGCCGTGTTCCCCGTCGGCGGGCTCGGCACCCGTTTCCTCCCCGCGACCAAGGCGCTCCCCAAGGAGATGCTGCCCGTCGTCGATCGCCCGCTGATCCAGTATGCGGTGGACGAGGCGCTGGAGGCGGGGATCGAGCAGATCATCTTTGTCACCGGCCGCGGCAAGAGCGCGATCGAGGATCATTTCGACATCTCCTACGAGCTGGAGACGACGATGGCCGCGCGCGGCAAGCCGCTCGACGTGCTCGACGGTACCCGGTTGAAGCCCGGCGCGATCGCCTATGTCCGCCAGCAGGAGCCGATGGGCCTCGGCCATGCCGTTTGGTGCGCGCGCGACATCGTCGGGGACGAGCCGTTCGCGGTCCTCCTCGCCGACGATTTCATGGTTTCGGCACAGGGGCAGCGCGGCTGCCTGCGCCAGATGGTCGAGGCTTACAACAAGGTCGGCGGCAACCTCCTCTGCGCGCAGCAAGTCGCCGAGGACCAGACCGACAAATATGGCGTGATCACCCCCGGCACCCGCGACGGCACGCTCACCGAGGTCAAGGGCCTGGTCGAAAAGCCTAAAGCCGGCACCGCCCCCAGCAACCTCGCCGTGATCGGCCGCTACATCCTCCAGCCCGAAGTGATGCGCGTGCTAGAGGGGCAGGAAAAGGGCGCCGGCGGCGAGATCCAGCTGACCGACGCGATGGCCCGCATGATCGGCGGCCAGCCCTTCCACGGCGTCACCTTCCAGGGCGTGCGCTACGATTGCGGCGACAAGGCGGGCTATGCGCAGGCGAACCTGGCGCTGGCGCTGAGCCGCGAGGATATCGGGCCCGCGGTGCGGGAGTTCGCGAAGGGGTTGCTGGGGTAG
- a CDS encoding NAD-dependent epimerase/dehydratase family protein produces MTINPADLANRRVLVTGSAGFIGFHVARQLLDAGAQVLGVDNFTPYYDVSLKEARNAILADYPGFTLARLSIEDADALGKAWRGFAPDAVAHLAAQAGVRYSIEHPADYVSTNVTGTFHLLELARHHPVRHFLAASTSSVYGANTEMPFAESQRTQTPMSLYAATKGATELIGHSYSHLFGIPTTFFRFFTVYGPWGRPDMALFKFAKAILADEPIDVYNNGEMARDFTYIADLTAAIVALIGAVPEQTAVAGDSLSPVAPFRVVNIGGGTPTPLMDYIAALEAALGKEARKNFLPMQAGDVPATEASPELLRNLTGFAPSTTVENGVRAFIEWYRSYYR; encoded by the coding sequence ATGACCATCAACCCCGCCGATCTCGCCAACCGCCGCGTCCTCGTCACCGGTTCCGCCGGCTTCATCGGCTTCCATGTCGCGCGCCAGCTGCTCGACGCAGGCGCGCAAGTGCTGGGGGTCGACAATTTCACGCCCTATTACGACGTGTCGCTCAAGGAAGCGCGCAACGCGATCCTCGCCGACTATCCGGGCTTCACACTGGCGCGGCTGTCGATCGAGGATGCCGATGCGTTGGGCAAGGCGTGGCGCGGCTTCGCGCCGGACGCGGTCGCCCACCTCGCCGCTCAGGCCGGGGTGCGCTATTCGATCGAGCATCCCGCTGACTATGTCAGCACCAACGTCACAGGCACCTTCCACCTGCTCGAGCTGGCGCGCCACCATCCGGTACGCCACTTCCTCGCTGCCTCGACCAGCTCGGTCTATGGCGCGAACACAGAGATGCCGTTCGCGGAGAGCCAGCGCACGCAAACGCCGATGAGCCTCTATGCCGCGACCAAGGGCGCGACCGAGTTGATCGGGCACAGCTACAGCCATCTGTTCGGGATCCCGACGACCTTCTTCCGCTTCTTCACCGTCTACGGCCCATGGGGCCGGCCCGATATGGCGCTGTTCAAGTTCGCCAAAGCGATCCTCGCGGACGAGCCGATCGACGTTTACAACAATGGCGAGATGGCGCGCGACTTCACCTATATCGCCGACCTCACCGCGGCGATCGTCGCGCTGATCGGCGCGGTGCCGGAGCAGACGGCGGTGGCGGGCGACAGCCTGTCGCCGGTGGCGCCGTTCCGCGTGGTCAATATCGGCGGCGGCACACCGACCCCGCTGATGGACTATATCGCCGCGCTGGAGGCGGCGCTTGGGAAGGAAGCGCGGAAGAACTTCCTGCCGATGCAGGCCGGCGACGTTCCCGCGACCGAAGCCTCGCCCGAGCTGCTGCGCAACCTCACCGGCTTCGCGCCATCAACCACCGTGGAAAACGGCGTGCGCGCGTTCATCGAGTGGTACCGCAGCTACTACAGGTAA
- a CDS encoding O-antigen ligase family protein translates to MRYLAQRSILFWVLTGYIALVALLGGSARPDTLSLMLLRPAAVLIGGYALWRLQREAVVRYWPLFALFGAALALVLLHMLPLPPALWQALPGRGIVVEIDRLTDAGELWRPLSLAPKQSWNAFFALLVPLTTLLLVVQLDAEERGALVPVLLVIGLCSALLGTLQLLGPATGPLYFYRITNYGSPVGIFANRNHFAVFAACMLPMLAYWAARARTTEGDRVRLIAAAAAALVVPPILLLAGSRAGVLAGLLCIAAVPLLYRKPQAEARGKTKPARGPRWGRYAAGIAGVAAMALLVAFLADVPAVEGLVAQDVREDARMPAWQAALAMAWQYFPFGSGLGSFVETYKLDEPFALLKPSYFNHAHNDPLELLVTGGLPAVLLAAAAVVLVLVRTWQVWRQPANGRTALARLGSVLLVTLLLASIADYPLRVPSLACIAVLLMVWIEGAVARKAQDTENVGSGDRYRLSGSHSPL, encoded by the coding sequence ATGCGATATCTAGCGCAGCGCTCGATCCTGTTCTGGGTGCTCACCGGCTATATTGCCCTGGTCGCACTGCTGGGCGGCAGCGCGCGCCCCGACACGCTCTCGCTGATGCTGCTGCGCCCGGCGGCGGTGCTGATCGGCGGTTATGCACTGTGGCGGCTGCAGCGGGAGGCGGTGGTACGCTACTGGCCGCTGTTCGCGCTGTTCGGCGCGGCGCTGGCGCTGGTGCTGCTCCACATGCTGCCGCTGCCGCCCGCGCTGTGGCAGGCGCTGCCCGGACGCGGGATCGTGGTGGAGATCGACCGGCTGACCGATGCCGGCGAGCTGTGGCGCCCGCTGAGCCTGGCGCCCAAGCAGAGCTGGAACGCCTTCTTCGCGCTGCTCGTGCCACTCACCACGCTGCTGCTGGTGGTGCAGCTCGACGCCGAGGAGCGCGGCGCGCTGGTGCCCGTGCTGCTCGTCATCGGGCTGTGCTCGGCGCTGCTCGGTACGCTGCAGTTGCTAGGGCCGGCCACCGGCCCGCTCTATTTCTATCGCATCACCAACTATGGATCGCCGGTCGGCATTTTCGCCAACCGCAACCATTTCGCGGTGTTCGCGGCATGCATGCTGCCGATGCTGGCCTATTGGGCCGCGCGTGCGCGGACGACCGAAGGCGACCGAGTGAGGCTGATCGCCGCAGCCGCAGCCGCGCTGGTCGTACCGCCGATCCTGCTACTCGCCGGATCGCGCGCGGGCGTGCTCGCCGGCCTGCTCTGCATCGCGGCGGTGCCCTTGCTCTACCGCAAGCCGCAGGCGGAGGCACGCGGCAAGACCAAACCCGCCCGGGGACCCCGCTGGGGACGCTATGCGGCGGGCATTGCCGGCGTGGCGGCGATGGCACTGCTGGTCGCGTTCCTTGCCGACGTGCCCGCGGTGGAAGGGCTGGTGGCACAAGATGTGCGTGAGGATGCGCGCATGCCGGCATGGCAGGCGGCGCTGGCGATGGCGTGGCAGTATTTCCCCTTCGGCTCGGGCCTGGGCTCGTTCGTCGAGACCTACAAGCTGGACGAGCCGTTCGCGCTGCTGAAGCCGAGCTATTTCAACCACGCCCATAACGACCCGCTCGAGTTGCTGGTGACTGGGGGGCTGCCGGCGGTGCTGCTCGCGGCGGCGGCGGTGGTGCTGGTGCTGGTGCGGACCTGGCAGGTGTGGCGCCAGCCGGCGAACGGCCGGACCGCCCTCGCCCGGCTCGGATCGGTGCTGCTGGTGACGCTGCTGCTCGCCAGCATCGCCGATTATCCGCTGCGCGTTCCCTCGCTCGCATGCATCGCCGTGCTGCTCATGGTGTGGATCGAGGGCGCCGTCGCGCGCAAGGCTCAGGACACCGAAAATGTTGGAAGCGGCGATCGTTATCGGTTATCCGGCTCTCACTCTCCATTGTAG